From a region of the Paenibacillus sp. FSL R10-2734 genome:
- the ychF gene encoding redox-regulated ATPase YchF, which produces MALKAGIVGLPNVGKSTLFNAITQAGAESANYPFCTIDPNVGVVEVPDERLDKLTELVQPNKTVPTAFEFVDIAGLVRGASKGEGLGNKFLAHIREVDAIVHVVRCFEDENVTHVDGKVNPISDIQTINLELILADIESIEKRIERSRKNIKGGDKKYAQEVELLERVKEVLYEDKPARSIELSEDEKIIIRDLHLLTLKPVLYAANVSEDEVASAEDNPYVQQVRDFAATEGAEVVPISAKVEAEIAELEGEDKAMFLEELGLEESGLNRLIKAAYKLLGLYTYFTAGVQEVRAWTIRRGTKAPGAAGVIHTDFERGFIRAEVVAYADLLAAGSMNGAKERGQLRLEGKEYLVQDGDVMHFRFNV; this is translated from the coding sequence ATGGCTTTGAAAGCTGGAATCGTCGGTCTTCCTAACGTAGGGAAATCCACATTGTTTAATGCGATAACGCAAGCGGGAGCAGAATCCGCAAACTACCCTTTTTGCACGATTGACCCTAACGTTGGTGTCGTTGAAGTTCCGGACGAACGTCTTGATAAACTGACTGAGCTGGTACAGCCTAACAAGACCGTACCTACTGCTTTTGAATTTGTTGATATCGCTGGTCTTGTGCGCGGCGCAAGTAAAGGTGAGGGACTAGGCAACAAGTTCCTGGCTCATATTCGTGAAGTGGATGCTATCGTTCATGTCGTTCGTTGCTTTGAAGATGAGAACGTTACCCACGTGGATGGAAAAGTAAATCCGATCAGCGACATTCAGACCATTAATTTGGAGCTGATTCTTGCTGACATTGAGAGCATTGAGAAGCGTATTGAGCGTTCCCGCAAGAACATCAAAGGTGGCGACAAGAAATACGCTCAAGAAGTTGAACTGCTTGAACGCGTCAAAGAAGTGCTCTACGAAGATAAACCTGCACGTAGTATAGAATTGTCGGAAGACGAAAAAATTATTATCCGCGATCTTCATTTGTTAACATTAAAGCCAGTGCTGTATGCGGCGAATGTAAGTGAAGATGAAGTGGCAAGTGCTGAGGACAATCCTTATGTACAGCAAGTTCGTGATTTCGCAGCTACTGAGGGTGCAGAAGTTGTTCCAATCAGTGCTAAGGTCGAAGCTGAAATCGCTGAGCTTGAGGGCGAAGATAAGGCAATGTTCCTAGAAGAGCTTGGGCTGGAAGAATCCGGTCTGAACCGTTTGATTAAAGCGGCTTACAAGCTGCTTGGCTTGTACACGTATTTCACAGCAGGCGTTCAGGAAGTTCGTGCGTGGACGATCCGTCGCGGAACCAAAGCACCTGGCGCTGCGGGTGTAATTCATACAGACTTTGAACGTGGATTTATCCGTGCTGAGGTAGTGGCTTACGCAGATCTTTTGGCAGCCGGCTCTATGAATGGCGCGAAAGAACGTGGTCAATTGCGTCTTGAAGGTAAAGAATATTTGGTGCAAGATGGCGACGTTATGCATTTCCGTTTCAACGTTTAA
- the prfA gene encoding peptide chain release factor 1, producing the protein MLDRLQSLADRYEKLSELLCDPDVANDSKKLRDYSKEQSDLQPAFEAYTEYKNVMEELEAAKQMQAEKLDDEMKEMVKMEIDDLSKRQVELEEQIRVLLLPKDPNDDKNVIVEIRGAAGGDEAALFASDLYRMYTRYADSQGWRVELMDVNASDLGGFKEVIFLINGRGAYSKLKYESGAHRVQRIPATESGGRIHTSTSTVSVMPEAEAFEIEIHDKDIRVDTFCSSGAGGQSVNTTKSAVRVTHVPTGIVATCQDGKSQNSNKEKALQVLRARISDMKRQEEEAKYAGERKSKVGTGDRSERIRTYNFPQSRVTDHRIGLTLHRLEQVMNGEITEIISALSIAEQADLMDSMDNG; encoded by the coding sequence TTGTTGGACCGATTGCAATCCCTGGCGGACCGCTATGAGAAGCTCAGTGAACTGCTTTGTGATCCGGATGTTGCAAACGACAGTAAGAAACTGAGGGATTATTCCAAAGAACAATCAGACCTACAGCCTGCATTTGAGGCGTATACTGAATATAAGAATGTAATGGAAGAGCTTGAAGCTGCTAAGCAGATGCAAGCCGAAAAGCTTGATGATGAGATGAAGGAAATGGTCAAGATGGAAATTGACGACCTTTCCAAACGTCAGGTAGAACTGGAAGAGCAAATCCGTGTATTGCTGCTGCCTAAAGACCCGAATGATGATAAGAACGTAATCGTCGAAATTCGTGGTGCAGCGGGTGGAGATGAAGCAGCATTGTTCGCTTCCGATCTTTATCGGATGTACACTCGTTATGCAGATTCACAAGGCTGGCGCGTGGAGCTAATGGATGTCAACGCGAGTGACCTTGGTGGATTTAAAGAGGTAATCTTCCTTATTAACGGCCGCGGTGCATACAGTAAGCTGAAATACGAAAGTGGTGCGCATCGCGTACAACGTATCCCAGCGACTGAATCCGGTGGACGTATTCATACCTCTACTTCTACAGTATCGGTGATGCCGGAAGCTGAAGCATTTGAGATTGAAATCCATGATAAAGATATTCGTGTGGATACCTTCTGTTCAAGTGGTGCAGGCGGACAGTCTGTAAATACGACCAAGTCTGCAGTACGTGTAACCCATGTACCTACGGGCATCGTTGCTACCTGTCAGGATGGTAAGTCACAGAACTCCAATAAGGAAAAGGCGCTTCAAGTGCTTCGTGCCCGTATCTCCGATATGAAGCGGCAGGAAGAAGAAGCGAAATATGCTGGTGAACGGAAGAGCAAAGTAGGTACGGGTGATCGTAGTGAGCGTATCCGGACGTATAACTTCCCGCAGAGCCGGGTTACAGATCATCGCATTGGCTTGACACTGCACCGTCTGGAGCAGGTTATGAACGGAGAAATCACTGAAATTATTTCGGCTCTTTCAATTGCTGAACAAGCTGATTTGATGGATAGTATGGACAATGGATAA
- the prmC gene encoding peptide chain release factor N(5)-glutamine methyltransferase, whose translation MDNNALNDGVFVMSEVKSIREAFAEASSFLSQSGCNEPQRSAQLLLEHVLGLSRAAYYMALADPFPAAVKEAWEAGVTRRSMGEPVQYIIGEQEFYGRPFEVTPDVLIPRPETELLVEAIVRYGAELWPDGTVAPSEAAQKEGAAAGDAARDVAGGGARSERAARPLTAVDIGAGSGAISVTLAAEAPAWRVCAGDISPAALAVAERNALRNGTAVDFRLGDLLEPFAGMETDILVSNPPYIPGEDIAGLQREVRDHEPRTALDGGADGLDPYRRMMEQLALLPAPPRLIGFELGMGQAEQVAALLEAAGHWEEIIIINDLAGIPRHVLGIAR comes from the coding sequence ATGGATAATAATGCTTTGAACGATGGCGTATTTGTCATGTCGGAAGTAAAAAGCATCCGGGAAGCCTTTGCGGAGGCTTCTTCTTTTTTGAGCCAGAGCGGTTGTAATGAGCCGCAACGCAGTGCGCAATTACTGCTTGAGCATGTGCTTGGCTTGTCCAGGGCAGCGTATTATATGGCGCTGGCAGATCCTTTTCCAGCTGCGGTCAAGGAAGCGTGGGAGGCGGGAGTTACCCGCCGGAGCATGGGTGAGCCGGTGCAGTATATCATTGGCGAGCAAGAGTTCTACGGGCGTCCCTTTGAAGTGACGCCCGACGTGCTGATTCCGCGGCCAGAGACGGAGCTTCTGGTCGAGGCGATTGTGCGGTACGGCGCGGAGCTCTGGCCGGACGGCACGGTTGCGCCGAGCGAAGCGGCGCAGAAAGAAGGCGCTGCTGCGGGGGATGCAGCGCGGGATGTTGCAGGCGGCGGCGCTAGGAGTGAGCGCGCCGCAAGGCCGCTGACCGCCGTCGACATCGGCGCCGGCAGCGGAGCGATCTCCGTCACGCTGGCGGCGGAAGCGCCGGCGTGGCGGGTGTGCGCCGGCGACATTTCGCCGGCGGCCTTGGCTGTGGCCGAGCGCAACGCCTTGCGCAACGGCACAGCCGTGGACTTTCGGCTCGGCGATCTGCTCGAGCCGTTCGCGGGGATGGAGACGGATATTCTCGTCTCCAACCCGCCGTACATCCCCGGCGAGGATATCGCCGGGCTGCAGCGTGAGGTGCGCGACCATGAGCCGCGCACTGCGCTGGATGGCGGGGCGGACGGGCTGGACCCGTACCGCCGCATGATGGAGCAGCTGGCGCTGCTCCCGGCACCGCCGCGCCTGATCGGCTTTGAACTCGGCATGGGACAAGCCGAGCAAGTAGCTGCGCTACTAGAGGCGGCGGGCCATTGGGAAGAGATCATCATCATTAATGATCTGGCTGGAATTCCACGCCATGTGCTAGGTATAGCGAGATAA
- a CDS encoding FtsW/RodA/SpoVE family cell cycle protein encodes MLQKIKKIDGAIVVVLLLLMTVSIFAIYSVTHGREKLDGHHIRMMMYYAIGFIAFIGMTFLDYRILVKYALYIYLFGIGILVLVSFLGETKNNAQGWLSLPGGLSLQPAELFKLILILFLAAMLVRKNKSKLLFWRDVVPLGLLTLFPFLIVLTQNDLGNALSYIVILAGLLWIGNIKYTHALIGIVIIASSAIAGIMSYIHYHDEIKSFLNDIGRSHWIERFDPWLVPDKATAKALYHTKNAKLAIASGGMSGEGYMNGSSVQTDRVPYTYSDSIFVQIAEEFGFVGSAFVLLLYFILIHRMILIALESRDRAGPFLIVGIVAMMLYQIFENIGAFIGLMPLTGITLPFISFGGTSLLINMASIGLVMSVRLHGRDVEEDLPKPTPYAAAKQG; translated from the coding sequence GTGCTTCAGAAGATTAAAAAGATTGATGGTGCTATTGTAGTCGTTCTGTTATTACTCATGACTGTCAGCATCTTCGCCATATATAGTGTGACTCATGGAAGAGAAAAGCTGGACGGACATCATATCCGTATGATGATGTATTATGCGATAGGCTTTATTGCTTTTATTGGGATGACCTTTTTAGATTACAGAATCTTAGTGAAATATGCGCTTTATATTTATCTGTTTGGGATAGGTATACTGGTCCTCGTCAGCTTTTTGGGCGAGACCAAAAATAATGCCCAAGGCTGGTTGTCCCTCCCTGGAGGACTAAGCCTTCAGCCTGCCGAGTTGTTTAAGCTGATATTAATTCTTTTTCTGGCAGCTATGCTCGTCCGTAAGAATAAGAGTAAACTCTTGTTTTGGCGGGATGTTGTGCCGCTGGGTCTCTTGACCTTATTTCCATTTCTTATTGTCCTTACGCAGAATGACCTTGGGAATGCCTTGTCTTACATTGTGATTCTTGCGGGTCTGTTATGGATTGGCAATATCAAGTACACTCACGCATTAATCGGAATAGTGATTATTGCAAGCTCTGCGATTGCTGGGATTATGAGCTATATCCATTATCATGATGAAATTAAATCGTTCCTTAACGATATTGGTCGATCACACTGGATTGAACGTTTCGATCCTTGGCTTGTACCGGATAAAGCGACAGCGAAAGCTCTGTATCATACCAAAAACGCTAAGCTGGCGATTGCCTCAGGTGGGATGAGTGGCGAGGGCTATATGAATGGTAGTTCTGTTCAGACGGATCGAGTGCCTTATACGTATTCGGACTCTATCTTTGTGCAGATTGCCGAGGAATTTGGATTCGTAGGTTCTGCATTTGTGCTGCTGCTTTATTTTATCCTGATTCACCGAATGATTCTGATTGCGCTGGAGTCCAGAGATCGAGCGGGGCCATTTCTGATCGTCGGTATTGTCGCGATGATGTTGTATCAGATTTTTGAGAACATTGGCGCGTTTATCGGCTTGATGCCTTTAACAGGTATTACGTTGCCTTTCATCAGCTTTGGGGGTACATCCCTGCTTATCAATATGGCCAGCATTGGACTAGTAATGAGTGTGCGTCTGCATGGTCGAGATGTAGAGGAAGATTTGCCCAAGCCTACTCCTTATGCAGCCGCCAAACAGGGTTAA
- a CDS encoding FtsW/RodA/SpoVE family cell cycle protein has translation MLEKFKKIDSVIIIVLVMLMVISIFSIYSVTNGRLVQKLDGFHLQMLKYYILGFLAFFVLTFVDYRIFVKYALYIYILGIGLLVSVSFFGKVKNGAQLGLEIGGLSFQPAELFKLILILLLASILVRKQGVILTFWKGIVPLALLTLLPFIIVIVQNDLGNALSYIVILIGLLWIGNIKISHALIGLIIVGGLGLAGIMSYIHYHDEAVYFFEETLGREHLVDRFDPWLVPDLASDDASYHTKNAKMAIASGGMSGEGYMQGSSVQNNRVPYTYSDAIFVQIAEEFGFVGSAVLLLLFFILLHRMIVIALESKERSGPFLIIGITAMLLYQILENIGAFIGLMPLTGITLPFISYGGTSLLINMACMGIVMSVHLYGRDVEDDLQLPKALALKL, from the coding sequence ATGCTTGAAAAGTTTAAGAAGATCGATAGCGTGATTATTATTGTTCTAGTTATGCTGATGGTCATTAGTATTTTTTCGATATATAGCGTGACTAATGGTAGATTAGTTCAGAAACTAGATGGTTTCCATCTGCAAATGCTTAAATACTATATATTAGGGTTTTTAGCTTTCTTTGTGCTCACCTTTGTGGACTATAGAATATTTGTTAAATATGCTCTTTATATTTATATCTTGGGTATAGGTCTGCTAGTGTCGGTTAGTTTTTTTGGTAAGGTGAAGAATGGCGCTCAATTGGGGCTAGAAATAGGTGGTCTTAGCTTTCAGCCTGCGGAGCTGTTTAAGTTGATATTGATACTTCTATTGGCCTCCATTCTGGTTCGTAAACAAGGGGTCATACTAACCTTCTGGAAGGGAATCGTTCCGCTGGCACTTCTTACTTTGCTCCCTTTTATTATAGTTATTGTACAAAATGATCTGGGGAATGCGCTAAGTTACATCGTTATATTGATCGGCCTTCTATGGATCGGGAATATCAAAATTTCACATGCACTCATCGGGCTAATAATAGTCGGCGGACTAGGTCTTGCAGGGATTATGAGTTATATTCACTATCATGATGAAGCGGTATATTTTTTTGAGGAAACCCTTGGTAGGGAGCATTTAGTAGATCGTTTTGATCCTTGGCTTGTACCTGATTTGGCGTCAGATGATGCAAGCTACCACACGAAAAATGCTAAAATGGCTATCGCCTCCGGGGGGATGAGTGGTGAGGGATATATGCAGGGTAGCTCTGTGCAGAATAACCGTGTTCCGTATACCTATTCGGATGCCATATTCGTTCAGATTGCGGAGGAGTTTGGGTTCGTGGGTTCAGCGGTGCTTCTTTTGCTCTTCTTCATTTTGCTCCATCGGATGATAGTGATTGCTCTAGAGAGTAAGGAGCGTAGTGGTCCGTTTTTAATTATTGGAATTACGGCTATGCTGCTATATCAAATCCTAGAGAATATTGGAGCCTTCATCGGCCTAATGCCGCTTACTGGAATTACACTTCCGTTCATCAGTTATGGAGGTACGTCACTTTTAATCAATATGGCCTGTATGGGGATTGTGATGAGTGTGCATCTTTATGGACGGGATGTTGAGGATGATTTACAACTGCCTAAGGCACTTGCCTTGAAGTTATAG
- the spoIIR gene encoding stage II sporulation protein R — protein sequence MNDNHMDKRDSLRVTFKYTAILICFFMIVIMAWEGQKTDAAVAEVSIPQDSIRLRILANSDGTQDQLVKRQIRDTIVEQMNQWVTALEDPQSLEQARSLIRNHLPELNALVGSELEKRGIQYSYKVELGVVPFPTKLYGGTVYPAGEYEAVRVTLGEGKGQNWWCVLFPPLCFIDAGSGDAAAPAANKGAKTVSAASVDSGAKAQPAVGESVQADSSTGDVAAAEPAEPEVRFFLWELLQNLWNWISGLWS from the coding sequence ATGAACGATAATCATATGGATAAAAGAGATTCCTTACGCGTGACTTTTAAGTATACTGCCATTTTAATTTGTTTTTTCATGATAGTAATCATGGCCTGGGAAGGTCAAAAAACCGATGCTGCAGTAGCCGAAGTATCTATTCCACAGGATTCCATCCGACTGCGTATTTTGGCGAATTCGGACGGAACGCAGGATCAGCTAGTGAAGCGGCAAATTCGCGATACAATCGTGGAGCAAATGAACCAGTGGGTAACTGCACTTGAGGACCCGCAGAGCTTAGAGCAGGCACGCTCTTTAATTAGAAACCATCTACCCGAGCTTAATGCGCTGGTTGGATCGGAGCTAGAGAAACGTGGTATTCAATATTCCTATAAAGTGGAGCTTGGTGTAGTCCCTTTTCCGACCAAATTATATGGTGGCACGGTGTATCCGGCCGGAGAGTACGAGGCTGTTCGGGTCACGCTGGGTGAGGGCAAGGGGCAGAATTGGTGGTGTGTACTGTTTCCACCGCTTTGCTTTATCGATGCAGGCTCCGGAGATGCGGCAGCACCTGCTGCTAACAAAGGGGCAAAAACCGTCTCGGCTGCTAGTGTAGATAGTGGAGCTAAGGCACAGCCGGCAGTAGGGGAATCTGTGCAAGCAGATTCTTCGACAGGGGATGTCGCAGCGGCGGAACCCGCAGAGCCAGAGGTGCGCTTCTTCCTTTGGGAATTACTGCAAAACCTTTGGAACTGGATTTCTGGATTGTGGTCGTAA
- a CDS encoding L-threonylcarbamoyladenylate synthase encodes MVRSEEMSIQSIYPKSARKAIVQYISCRKPVIRMNEPNEPLFAVQRRSGNRNETVYWKLDLLRDVDPDSDVLQPSEVNKLAIVKAAQILREGGTVAFPTETVYGLGADARNTVAVEAVFAAKGRPSDNPLIVHIADPGALDELVTEVHPAAAALMEAYWPGPLTVVLPVREGVLSPCVTAGLDTVGVRMPDHPVALALISAAGCPVAAPSANRSGRPSPTLASHVMEDLAGYIGGVLDGGAAGVGLESTVVQVQPDGKVAVLRPGGITSEQLAAVVGEEAVSAEPASVKEAGASPATEARQASAPAELHGAEAAVDSSVPRAPGMKYTHYAPRGWLGVVRGSSPQRVAEEAASLLQAAQLNGEVTGLLLFEEHKPLYPADPAACVLSLGSLSSPEEGARSLYAALRRFDEAGATYILAEACSYTGLGAAIMNRLMKAAGGSVIDAG; translated from the coding sequence TTGGTAAGATCAGAAGAAATGAGCATCCAGAGTATTTATCCTAAGTCTGCAAGAAAAGCTATTGTTCAATATATATCCTGTAGAAAGCCTGTGATAAGAATGAATGAACCAAACGAACCTTTATTCGCCGTTCAGCGGCGGAGTGGAAATAGGAATGAGACAGTGTATTGGAAACTGGATTTGTTAAGGGATGTAGATCCGGATTCCGATGTACTTCAGCCAAGTGAAGTGAATAAGTTAGCCATAGTGAAGGCGGCCCAAATACTTCGCGAAGGAGGCACGGTCGCTTTTCCGACCGAAACGGTCTACGGACTTGGAGCGGACGCAAGGAATACAGTGGCGGTTGAGGCTGTTTTTGCAGCAAAAGGGCGACCGTCTGACAATCCCCTTATCGTGCATATTGCCGATCCGGGTGCTTTGGACGAGCTTGTTACAGAAGTGCATCCTGCGGCGGCGGCGCTGATGGAAGCTTATTGGCCCGGTCCGCTGACAGTTGTGCTTCCTGTTCGTGAGGGTGTTTTGTCACCCTGTGTGACGGCAGGGCTGGATACGGTTGGTGTCCGTATGCCTGACCATCCGGTGGCTTTGGCATTGATAAGTGCGGCGGGCTGTCCAGTTGCGGCGCCCAGCGCTAACCGTTCGGGTCGTCCGAGCCCGACATTGGCTTCGCATGTGATGGAAGATTTGGCCGGATACATTGGCGGCGTTCTGGATGGCGGCGCTGCCGGAGTTGGACTGGAATCAACCGTGGTGCAGGTCCAGCCTGACGGGAAGGTTGCCGTGCTGCGCCCTGGCGGGATTACTTCGGAGCAGTTGGCTGCTGTAGTGGGAGAAGAAGCTGTTTCTGCTGAACCTGCTTCGGTTAAAGAAGCAGGAGCTTCCCCAGCAACGGAAGCTCGACAAGCTTCTGCACCTGCGGAGCTTCACGGTGCAGAAGCTGCTGTCGACAGCTCGGTGCCGCGCGCGCCCGGCATGAAGTACACACACTACGCACCGCGCGGCTGGCTCGGTGTAGTGCGCGGATCTTCTCCGCAACGTGTTGCAGAAGAAGCCGCAAGTCTGCTTCAGGCGGCGCAGCTGAACGGCGAGGTGACGGGCTTGCTCCTCTTCGAGGAGCATAAACCTCTCTACCCCGCCGATCCTGCCGCCTGTGTCCTTTCCCTCGGCTCGTTATCCTCGCCCGAGGAAGGAGCGCGCTCCCTATATGCCGCGCTGCGGCGCTT